From a region of the Sphaerodactylus townsendi isolate TG3544 linkage group LG16, MPM_Stown_v2.3, whole genome shotgun sequence genome:
- the TMIGD1 gene encoding transmembrane and immunoglobulin domain-containing protein 1 — MASRVILGFLAIKLLLYITAGVELTINNNDTDHTLQTEPGLSQSLWCAVRNHSREEELVWLRQDETVDLKDGNRVNASSICISPVSKEDNGVSFTCKLARDGSIQITVVLDVIFPPSLSGENHPSVPEGDDVTLSCHVKANPPARMVWYKDNNTLVLEPARFQIFQSSDLFQLIIKKAQDSDGGAYMCEASSALGTATRNFHLTVGAGKLAFPTEAVIAAAVVGVLTILFAIVARLEAILKCFRKARRSSSNTAL, encoded by the exons ATGGCCTCAAGGGTGATTTTAGGATTCCTCGCAATCAAGCTTTTGCTGTACATTACTGCAG GTGTAGAGCTGACCATTAACAATAATGACACTGACCACACGCTGCAAACAGAGCCAGGCCTGAGTCAGTCCCTCTGGTGCGCTGTACGGAATCACAGCCGGGAGGAGGAGCTGGTCTGGCTCCGGCAGGATGAGACGGTTGACCTGAAAGATGGAAACCGAGTGAACGCCAGCAGCATCTGCATCTCACCTGTCTCTAAGGAAGACAATGGGGTTTCCTTTACCTGCAAGCTGGCCCGAGATGGGTCCATCCAGATCACTGTGGTACTGGATGTCATCT TCCCACCTTCCCTAAGTGGAGAAAATCATCCATCAGTACCAGAAGGGGATGATGTGACCCTCAGCTGCCACGTGAAGGCTAACCCACCAGCTCGGATGGTTTGGTATAAGGACAACAACACCTTGGTCTTGGAGCCTGCCCGTTTCCAGATTTTCCAGTCCAGCGACCTCTTTCAGCTGATTATCAAGAAAGCCCAGGATTCTGACGGTGGAGCCTATATGTGCGAGGCCAGTTCGGCTCTTGGAACAGCAACGAGAAATTTTCACTTGACTGTCGGAG cTGGGAAACTTGCCTTCCCAACAGAGGCAGTCATTGCTGCAGCAGTGGTGGGCGTGCTCACCATCCTTTTTGCTATTGTGGCTCGACTAGAGGCAATTCTTAAG